The segment CGCATCATCGAGTGAGTGCCGATTGTCCTTTCCTAGCCATTCTTACCTCCCTTATCTCCAACggctctcttttttcttttttttctaaattttcccAACAAAATATATCTCCCTATTTTTGGAGTTTTATTGTTAAGCATAACAGAAACAGACTCTAATGTGATCTTTCTATTAGGCTCGGAATTCACCAGAAAACTTAAAGCAATCTATTACAATTTTAGGCATcacttttccttaaaaaaaaaaaataattatttcgtgacaatattcattaattatatGATGTTAGATATTACTTTTACATGCTTGCACACGcgcgtatatatatatattaatcaaattgTATTGTAAAGAatagtttttaaacttgatCCGGTTTAAGGCCTGGATTCCAGGTTTTAATGGTGTCACctggttttgaccgggtcaaccgggtcaatttctattttaaaaaaattcaaaacagtgtcgttttaataaaaaaaacaaaagttaacgggttgcaaccgggtttttgacTGAGTTTTGCCAGGTCAACCCGCCGGGTCACACAAGGTCAtgatcttttctattttttcatcaacccgACCCGATTTCAGCCTCGGGTCGATCCGCCGAGCCGGAccagatttcaaaactatattgTAAAGTGATAATTATGTATATGGTATATGATGGAACCAATTCAAAGAGTTCATATAGACCAAGCTCAAAGACTTTGTACAGAAATAGGATAAGGATTTTAGAGTTAACTTTGTAAAATTCATGGTCATTCAAGCCATAGGGTCTCAACAGCCAAATCTCCTTATCATAAACGGCCAGGCAACCAacctctctccttttcttttctctttctccctctctccctaCACGTTCTCTCTCTCAAACATGCCTTCTCTCCCACAtattctctctccctctctctcacgCACTCTCTGtccctctccctcttttttttcttttctctcctctctctctctctctcttttttacccTCACATAAGGCACACACCTTAATATAGTATTCCTCGTAATTATCTATTAGTGACACAACAAGCACCACACAACTAATGGTAGCGCTAACCTCTCCACACATCTTAGATATTGCAACACCACTCTCCAGTCTCCATGCTGTGCTAACCTCTCCACACATCTTAGATATTGCAACACCACTCTCCAGTCTCTATGCTAGTAAAATGAGCAAGCAATCATTAAGTAGTAATGCTTGAGATCAAGAAATTTGCTTTTTCTGTAATTTCAGATTCGAGCTTTATaattgctcatatgatagccactaaaggtttacataattattaactttaggacccgtaagattagtcgaggtacgtgtAAATTAACctggacacccacattaaactaaaaaaaaaagagcaagccAAGCTAGGAACGCAAAAGCCATTCACACTCCTATCtacatgtttatatatatatatatatatatatatatatatatatatatatatatatatatatattatcaactaacttaaatattaaagattttatgttttgacgAAGAACtttagttataaaaaaacaccaaacctagagaaaaaaaatctcacattCAAACTCAATAACCACAGCTAAAGGCGTAGCTCGTGGAATGCTCGTTCGTTTTCACAACTTCATCCATCATTATAAACATTATTTGCTTTACACCAAGCCGAGAGATAAGATTTATATGGAATATCTGCAAAAGGAACTGCCAAGGCTGAAAAAGTGGATCATAGCAAAAtctctaccttttcttttttcgctTCTCCAgctctaaaaaattaaagggacaaATCTCTTCTATGAGTTTCAGATGTTAACGGGGATACATCTTTGTCTTTTCAAATGTTTTATTTgtggtctatatatatatatatatatatatatatatatatatatatatatataattacatgtGTGCTAGATTTTGTACGTCATTCCTTCTGGCACAGAGACAAGAAATTTAAGTCCTTAACATTTTCTAACACCATAAATACCTAAACCATCAATAATACTGTACGGATATTAGAGCTTATCCGGAAACGATCAATGACTCCCACAATTTATTGTGCTCGATCTAGGCAAACTTTAATATACTGGTAAttattatctatataaaatctattattatttatatgtgaTTATCTGAAATAATTTGAAGCTAGTTAAGTTTAAgtaagaatataattttaacatgaGATTGTGCCATCATTACTGGCACGCTTTCCATGGATACACTTCTTTGGCTTCctttgtttaattgattttgtgtttgaatatgtattttgatagctttttaaaaaatgttttttatggttaatgttatgacattaaaattttaaaaaacattttaatatatttttaaataaaaaacatttttaaaatatattttgcacCATAATATCCGCACACCTAATATGTCCAAAAAGTGTAAAATCTTGTTTCCTGCACAAGCCTTCTAAATTTATGACATGTACGTGGTTACAATCAGAGCAAGAGTTTCTTTCCCCAATCTGGAAGCCTTCATCATCCGTGAAGATTGGATTGGATATAAAGTAATGCCTTGGTTATTTACCTCTTTTGAGTTGAGGTATATTCTTTGGAAGGGAATTGGACAGTAAGCGTGTCTTTCCTGAACTGGATTTCTGGTTTGCCATTGCATCTGCTGTTTCCTTTTCAAGGTTGTCTTCCTTCCCTGTCTTCACACATAAAGCCCCATACAAAGTTACCCATAGCTGGACCGAAACAAGCTTCTCTACACAGGAAGAAAAGTATTTTGCTCCTCACTGGACACGTTAATTTTCTTGGGCGAACATGTATCATCTTTAGCCATAagactcgtgaaaaaaaattgtaacaaGAGAGGAGATAGAATCGGGTTCACACGAATATGTATCTCGTAAAAATATCTGTTAGAGGTAAAAAAAAGCAGagagttatttttctttcatttgaatAATCTATGTGTGATTTTGGtacacctaaaaataaaaataaaaataaaaatcctgaAAATGACACCAAAAAAGGGAGTGTCGTTATGTACATAGAAACAGTGTCAAAACACCCACCACTAAAGAAATTGTCCACTTTGATGATCTAGAATTTCTGAGACCAATTATTCCCTTGTTAAACGAATTATCCGACACCAACAAGGAGCTAAACTTGAAATTAGGATTTGACCCATAAAGAGCTTGAACACCATCTACATCGTCAATCTTTAGGTCCACTTTCTTGGTCCTAGGACTCAAACTCGGATACATCACAGCTTCCTTGGACGAAGAGTGAGCCAATCCAAGCACATGCCCAATCTCATGCGTGGCAACTGATTCCAAATCAACCGCCACCCTTGACTTAATTTTATCTAAATCAAGGGCCCACGTTTCACTTGCATCGAGATGAAACCTCCCATTCTCCGGTGAAAATGCATGAGCCAACACACCCAGAACCCCATCAAACGGTTTTCCATCGCCATGATCCCTATGATAAAACCCAATTCGGATATCTGCTGAGGGATATTCTTCAATTTCCATAAAACTCACTGGAATCACCTGTGCCCACCTTGAAAAGGCACGCTTGAAAACTGTCCTTGTGTCTTTTATACTTATGTAATCAATCATATTATTCTGCGAAAACGCATAGGTTAGTATCACCGGTGCCTGACGCATCCACCGTGGCTTCCcataaaaatatgcaaaacgTTTTTTCGCCTGAAACCTTGTGTCGTGTGTCTTTGTGTCACTAACACCACATCTGGGCAACACGATCATTGATATGGTATCAAAGTCCAGTTTACCTGTTTCAGGCAATCCCAGATTTGTTTGATATGCAAGAACAACCGATTCGAATTGCGTATCGAAGGTATCGGTGAAATTGTTCGTGTCGGGAATCGGGAGGTAACCGAAACGGTTGAAGTATTTCTTCAGCTCCGACATGCCACTGACTTGACTGCCCTTCCCGACATCAAGGAAGCGAGTGAAATCATGCCACGTGGTGGTGTTATAGGAATCGACGGTTGTGACAGTCGATGAGGGGTCTGGTTTGATTCTGGCGGGAAAGGAAGTGCGGGAAAGGCagaggaaggagaaggagaTTAGGAAACTGTAATAACTGAAAAACTGAATCATAGCGGTTGGCTGTTTTAATTTGTGGGGGCACTGCTAGTTGTCTTGGGATTCGAACCTCTTTTATCACAGGGGATCGGAGGATTTGTAATTGTTAGCCAAGGGAGTTTGGATTTGAGAGCAGTAAATCAATTTTGcataaaaagagaggaaagtTGGGAAGATCCTGCCGTGGCCTTGTGTTCCTTTTTCACAAGAGATTCTGACTTTGGTGGGTGGGTGTGCAAACCACTGTCTATATTTTGCtgattatctatttattttaatttaagctcttgtattaattaattatcaaagacTGAGATTTggcattttaatgtatttttaattgaggataagaataattataataatttgacTGGTCTGAGTTCAGTTTGTGGTTTTCCGTTTGTTGAACAAATTAACTTTGAAGTCATTTCCTTCTCATGTGTATTAACTTGTGTTGCATGATAATCGCTTGTTTTTTTACCCCATATCATACCATATTTATGTTTCACCagctctttctctctctaagtccacaaaacattattcactgaaaaataatgtttatttattttattttatttattttaattttatcttccaacaaattttttttcattattcaatattattatgttgttttgaaaaattgttaGCCAAGaaagttttgtagtttttttttcttttgagttaTTTATCAGTTTTatagattaagttttttttcttttaatttcaatctttaatattagatttgttgTAAATGtagtttcatagttttttttatgaatttattttaatcttgtGACCCAGATTGtgagtttaacatgttaactgGAGTTAACTTGGATCATTTCTTTGGGCtactttttctaattaatttattttattttatttttcaatattgggttggttGGAATGAgggttcttaattttttatatttgctttttatggggttatcctgATTTTATGATCCAATTTGCAAGTTGataagttaacttgagttgactttgtttattttttttgttatttttttaattaaatacatgttttcaATTAGGTTATTTGAGaattggatttcataatttcttttacaatttGCTTTATGTAAAGTTCTCCCGgtctcatggttttttttcttctcaatttcaactttAAACATTGGATTTATTAGAAAAGAaacttcgtaatttttttttatttttttatgaagttatcccgTTTTTCTGACTTAAGCCATAGATTTTATAAGTTAATCtgattttacttgagttttttttcttatcttttttaaattgacttataacaaaaaaaaaacttatttctcttgtattttaaattttccatAATTATTGGGAAATATCAAATAGAAAGGGGAAATTATGGCTGCTTGATTCAGTTGtgcaaaaacaagtttaaaatgaATGGTTAAAGAAGTCTTCTATAAAAGCGCAATTGAGTTGTCCAGTGGACACAAGTAGAAGTGCAACTTCATCGTGAGTAACTTATTTCTTTGTCACTATAATTATCAGGGGGTCCGTCCTAATAACCctcttttttaattggtttcttTCTACGAAGTTATTGATGATCACTACATTTGTGCGAAAGCTAAAAACGAAAGTATGttcatttattattgttgttattttcctACCAagtatgttcaattttttttttaatttaatgtggaTATTCGGATCAGCttgcacgcacctcgactaatctcacgggccctgaagttaacgactatgtaaacctccagtagTCATCAATTAAACAACCACagagctcgaacctgagaccacagagagaACAAACCTCTTGATTCCAAGTTCTTACCACTGGATCACTACCTGGATGATTGAAGTATATCCGATTATTGGTCTTCGTCAAGATAGCTCATTTTACTTTTCCAAATATTCTTTTTGagcaataacaataaaaatcaaaggaagaAACACAAGCATGATCAGGATATAGAtgaaaactctctctctctctctctctctctcagaatGTGTGCAGTTTCATTTTACATAAATTCCTCAATAGATTTGCAAGAATTAATATACTCATAAAGACGATGATTGTTAACACCCCCCTATAAAAGgccattcaacaaaaaaaaaaaaaagcaatgtcACCGGAGTCACTCGAAGATTTAGCAATGGGCCGGTGAAGATTACGAAGAATATTGCTATAGGGGTTTTGATGAGTGGAGTCATAGTTgtgtttttagaaattttttattttttaaaaaaattaattttttgttataattttgaattgttgatatattatgacaaaaataaattttaaaaaataaaaaaattattttaatatatattttttaaaaaaccattttaaaaatcaactattactataatttcaaacacCGAGTGTTTTTATAGATAGAAattgctaattttatttttatttttatttttttgtgtatttttaagTTACAAAGGTCTGGAGATTTTATTTGTTCTGGGTAGAAAAACTCAACTTATGATCAAAGGTATAatggaaattgatttttctgAAACCGTCTCTGGCTATCTCTCGGCAACATTGATCAGAAGGAGAGAATTGGTAGTTAGCCTGAATTTGGATTCGAATATCAGTTCACTGGAACTCTGTCAAGGTCAAAATTCTTGGTGTCATCGGGCTATATTACATGTCCTCTAACAATATCTTCAAAATCTCGACAGTATTTTCAGTCCCTTAAAACTTGCAACGTGGCCCAAGTGGTAAACAGGCCTATGGGCTTTCAACTCCATCTTCCCTTTCTTTCAGGGAGGAGAGAGGGGAGAGCCGGCGAGCCAGGGGAGGAATGTTTAATAGGATGGCGCCAGGTCCTGAGAAATCTTGACAACTAACCCAGTTTGCTTGTCAATGGTCCAATTTACCATTATTTGTTTGTCGTCATTTTCTTCGGTGATACATCGGTAGGTAATAAAAACAACCATGAGTTAATGTTCGAGCCCAGTCCTGCCAGAATGTTAGAACTAGCTATAGACAACTTCAATCAATCAGTTGAACAATGGTAAGAATGCTGGACAGAATTATATAATTCCACTagataaaaatcaagtaaattGTAGTATGAAACTGTCCATTTTTAAGCAATTTTTAAGCTGTTTGTGTTATAGAGAGAATTATATAATGAGATAATAGTTTAAGTCATTgagtaatatgatttttttatatggtatcAGAATTTTAATAACCAAGTAGTTATGAATtcagattttatcattttattttaattaataaaaattaaaaacaaaatataatataagctaaattttaaatttaaatagtttttattagtatatttattttataagatattaaattgaattaattattggAGAAAGAATGGGAGTTCAATTATTTCAGTGAGCAGTGTGAATTAGACAAGAGAATCTGTAGCCATAGCATGAATTGAATAGGCTGTTGGGTGCCAGAGGGTGGCAGCAAATTTGGATAAAGACCGCTGTCAATCTTTTTACCggaaaacaaaaactttatatatatatttttttgcctCTTATTATCAAACTCTGAGACTCAGGCCCCTCTCTTAAATCCGATCACTCGAGTCGAGGTGCATTAAATCCTCCCTCTTCCGGCCTGGCGCTTGTggacgaaaagaaaagaaaaaatcaaactggAAAATTCAACAAGCCTCTCAACTGGAACGTGCTAACCTCCAACAAATCTAGACGCcactaattaaaacataaagttAGATCAACTAGTCGTAATCATGAATTTTCTAGCTTGACCAAGTACCcccctctccttttcttctccaatATCCTCCAAgctgtttttctcattttatttataatggagaatatttttttaaataaatttttatacttgaaaatattttaaaatatttttttaatttttaatattaatatgttaaaatcattaaaaaaaaacacaaatttaatAGTTTCTCATGCCCACATGAACAAACTCTAAAACACTTCCTTGGTATGGTAGGGAGGGCACTGCTCAATTTACGAAGCTGCGTCTTCATCTACTTTGAGTTCCTTTGATTACTtcattatttaagatttttcgACCGTCCTCTCGTTTTAATGCACgcattatattaatattattaatttttccttAAAATCTTCTAAATTCTTAATAGTTATGGTGGatgagaatttttaaaaaaaatcaagatttaataaAATCGTTAATGAGTGAACGTTCAGCTTTGAATTTAATCGGAGATTCCATTTGCTTGTGCTGATCGCCGAAAACATTAATCGACAATAATTATCGATTAATACAAAAAGATCGGTAACTTGGATGGAAATTATTTTAAGAGTTTCATATTTAATAGTATATTTATATTCATAATATTTACATtatatgtataattaattatattatataaaattcacacgcatatatgtgtgtgtgtgtatatatatatatattaatgatccatttgggtttttttattttcataaatacaaaaaaaatcagtaaattGGATGGAAACTATTTTAAGAGTTTCATATTTAATAGTATACATAATAATTTTTCTCACTTTTAGATGATTGTTGTTTCTATGATAGTGATTGACATGATTTTACgggtaaatttaaaaatctgataattcaaaatctaatttagaCCATATAATAATTAAACCGGTTGGAATATTGACATGATCAAAATCTAGTCGGCTGGGATAGTACAAtgttgagtttaaaaaaatcgTTAATGTTGGATTTGAATTCTAGAGCATTCTGTTAATTAAAAAAGCCATACACCATTAAGTAATGTAATTCAGGGAAATTTTGATAACACGGTACAACtactttttataagatttttaatttttttatttgttttgtattgttttgatacgttaattttaaaaataatttttaaaaaataaaaaaaatattattttaatacatttcaatataaaaattactttaaaaaccaATTACAACTACACTCTTAAACAAACatttaatcttgaaattaaataacagaaacaataataatataggAATATAACAGTAATTGTCGTCTCTTTATGAATAAACAGTCTTCCATGACTTTTCTCTAGCCCACCTCAAAATTTTAGCATGccggtaaaataaaaaagaaggcacGGCAACTTTGGGGTTACTGAACACATTGAATGATTGAACTTAAAAGctatcaaaaccaaaaataaatagaagtaATAATACATCGTTCTCTATAATTTAGTTAAATGTTTGCCACTTATTTTTGCGGACAATCAATTTCTATTACAAGCTTGTCTTAATTAGCATCTGCAGGTAATCTTCCCACGCCCACACGGGGTCCATGCCCAGCTTATCCCAAACCCTTCAACAAAAATTAAGACa is part of the Populus nigra chromosome 8, ddPopNigr1.1, whole genome shotgun sequence genome and harbors:
- the LOC133700359 gene encoding metalloendoproteinase 1-MMP encodes the protein MIQFFSYYSFLISFSFLCLSRTSFPARIKPDPSSTVTTVDSYNTTTWHDFTRFLDVGKGSQVSGMSELKKYFNRFGYLPIPDTNNFTDTFDTQFESVVLAYQTNLGLPETGKLDFDTISMIVLPRCGVSDTKTHDTRFQAKKRFAYFYGKPRWMRQAPVILTYAFSQNNMIDYISIKDTRTVFKRAFSRWAQVIPVSFMEIEEYPSADIRIGFYHRDHGDGKPFDGVLGVLAHAFSPENGRFHLDASETWALDLDKIKSRVAVDLESVATHEIGHVLGLAHSSSKEAVMYPSLSPRTKKVDLKIDDVDGVQALYGSNPNFKFSSLLVSDNSFNKGIIGLRNSRSSKWTISLVVGVLTLFLCT